AGCCGGTGTTCGCCCGGTACCACCAGGTCCAAGGGGTCGTCGAGCAGGGGCTGCTGGTCGAAGCGCTCGTCGCCGGTGGAGGGCGTGTCGGCGGTGTTGGTCACCAGCGCGAGGTCGGCGTCCCCGGACAGCAGCAGGTCGAAGCAGGGCGCCGGCTCGGCCTCCATCACCCGGATGCGCACCCGGGGGTAGCGCTCCCGCAGGGCGGCCGCCGCCGGAGGGAGCAGGTGGGTGGCCGCGGTGGAGAAGCCGCACAGCGTGAACAGCCCCGTGGGCTCCTCCGTCGCCGAGGCGAGTTCGGCGTAGGCACGCTCGGCCTGGGCGTTGAGCGCCTCGGTGTGGCGCAGCACGATGCGGGCGGCGGCGGTCAGCGTGACGCCCCGCCCGGACTGGGCCAGCAACTCCACGCCGAGCTCCTCGGCCAGCTGGCGCAGGCGGTAGGAGACCGCCGAGGGCGTGTAGTGCATCGCCTCGGCCGCGGCGGTGACCGTCCCGTAGCGGGCGACCATCTGCAGCACCTTGAGCTTCGGATCGATCATGCAAACATTTTGCACGATTGAGGCGAAAAACGTTCGCTTCTCTTCGGCGATTCTCTTAGTCAGACTACTCCCGTGATGTTTGCGAAGCATTGGAGCGCCACCGACACCCACGCCCCTTCCGACCGCCCCCGCGCCGCCGAGCGCTCCCGCGAGGTCGCAACCGGGGTCTACGTCCTGGTCGTCCTCACCGCGGGCGCCTACCTGCCGAGCCCGCTCTACCCCGGATACCAGCAGGCGTTCGGCGCCGACGACCTGGTCATGACGCTCACCTACGCCACGTTCGCTCTGGTCAGCGCACCGGCACTGCTGCTCTTCGGCCCCGCGTCGGACGCGCTGGGGCCCGTGCCGGTGCTGCGGATGAGCGTCGCGGTCGCCGCCGTCGGCTCGGCCTGCTTCGCACTCGCGTCCGGGCCCGTCTGGCTGATCGCCGGCCGGGCCGCACAAGGGCTGGCGCTGGGAGCGGCGACCGGTGCGGCCGGCGCCCTGATCAGCGCGCGGGGATCCGCCTCGGGCGGTCGGCAGGCGACCGTGCTGGCCAGCACCGCGTTCGTGGCCGGGACCGCCGCCGGTCCGATCGCCGCCGGTCTGCTGGCCGAGTACGCGCCGGCACCGCACACCCTGCCGTTCGCCCTGCACCTGGCCCTGCTGTGGGTCGGGTGGCGCCGCGTCTCGGCCCTCGCCGGAACCCCCGGGTCCCGGATGCGGCGGTGGAGACCCACCCGCCCGCAGATCCCCGCCGCCATCCGGCCGCACTTCACCGCCGCCGCCCTGACCGGCTTTCTCGCGTGGACGGCGGCCGGGCTGTTCCTCTCGGTCATCCCGGCGCTGCTGGACCGCGCGGACCACGGCCACGCGGACCAGAGCAATCCGGCGGTCATCGGGGGCGTGCTCGGCACCGTCCTGATCTGCTCGGTCATCACCCAGCGCCCGGTGACCGCGCTGGGCGCGTGGAACGCCCAGCTCGCCGGGCTCGCCGCGGTCTTCGCCAGCCTCGTCCTGCTGGCGCTCTCCGCCGGGGGCTCGATGGCGCTCACCCTGGCCGCGGCGGTCGTGGCCGGCGCCGGGCACGGACTGGCCTACGGCGGTGCGGCGGCCGCCGTCGAGGAGGCGGTGCCCGAGGACCGGCGCGGCGCCG
This sequence is a window from Spinactinospora alkalitolerans. Protein-coding genes within it:
- a CDS encoding LysR family transcriptional regulator yields the protein MIDPKLKVLQMVARYGTVTAAAEAMHYTPSAVSYRLRQLAEELGVELLAQSGRGVTLTAAARIVLRHTEALNAQAERAYAELASATEEPTGLFTLCGFSTAATHLLPPAAAALRERYPRVRIRVMEAEPAPCFDLLLSGDADLALVTNTADTPSTGDERFDQQPLLDDPLDLVVPGEHRLTRSSKVTLADAAEEPWIVGNAGSTYHQLVMTACMTAGFTPNIAHYADEWDTGTALVAHGFGIILVPRLARINDWAVVRIPLHGEPAPARRVVAATRMGHRDHPVVASALEAISSTATTLQASRQRAEDGT
- a CDS encoding MFS transporter; amino-acid sequence: MFAKHWSATDTHAPSDRPRAAERSREVATGVYVLVVLTAGAYLPSPLYPGYQQAFGADDLVMTLTYATFALVSAPALLLFGPASDALGPVPVLRMSVAVAAVGSACFALASGPVWLIAGRAAQGLALGAATGAAGALISARGSASGGRQATVLASTAFVAGTAAGPIAAGLLAEYAPAPHTLPFALHLALLWVGWRRVSALAGTPGSRMRRWRPTRPQIPAAIRPHFTAAALTGFLAWTAAGLFLSVIPALLDRADHGHADQSNPAVIGGVLGTVLICSVITQRPVTALGAWNAQLAGLAAVFASLVLLALSAGGSMALTLAAAVVAGAGHGLAYGGAAAAVEEAVPEDRRGAVTGALYLAFYLGAGLPAIAIGLITLATPLATATTWVTAAAALLVPVAAAAVVSVRRVRRRGPGSAVTPSPWRRPRPGLLLRGGPHGRRRPRGRIRPPSAARGRRRCR